In Melospiza melodia melodia isolate bMelMel2 chromosome 20, bMelMel2.pri, whole genome shotgun sequence, a single genomic region encodes these proteins:
- the UBE2L3 gene encoding ubiquitin-conjugating enzyme E2 L3, producing the protein MAASRRLMKELEEIRKCGMKNFRNIQVDEANLLTWQGLIVPDNPPYDKGAFRIEINFPAEYPFKPPKITFKTKIYHPNIDEKGQVCLPVISAENWKPATKTDQVIQSLIALVNDPQPEHPLRADLAEEYSKDRKKFCKNAEEFTKKYGEKRPVD; encoded by the exons atggcggccAGCAGGAGGCTGATGAAG gAGCTTGAAGAAATTCGCAAATGTGGAATGAAAAACTTCCGTAATATCCAGGTTGATGAAGCTAATTTATTGACCTGGCAAGGGCTTATTGTTCCT GACAATCCTCCATATGATAAAGGAGCCTTCAGAATTGAAATCAACTTCCCAGCAGAATATCCATTCAAACCTCCTAAGATTACATTTAAAACAAAGATCTATCACCCTAACATCGATGAAAAGGGGCAGGTTTGTCTGCCAGTAATTAGTGCTGAAAACTGGAAGCCAGCAACCAAAACTGACCAAG TAATCCAGTCCCTCATAGCACTGGTGAATGATCCACAGCCCGAGCACCCCCTCCGGGCTGACCTAGCTGAAGAATACTCTAAGGACCGTAAAAAATTCTGTAAGAATGCTGAAGAGTTTACAAAGAAATATGGTGAAAAGCGACCAGTGGACTAA